DNA from Terriglobus tenax:
GAAGAACGTCGATGTCGACATTCCCCACAACGCCCTGACAGTGATTTCGGGCGTCTCCGGCTCGGGCAAGTCGTCGCTCGCCTTTGACACGGTCTACGCCGAGGGCCAGCGCCGCTACGTCGAGTCGCTTTCGGCCTATGCCCGCCAGTTCCTGGAGCGCATCGAGAAACCCGATGTCGATCACATGGACGGTCTCGCGCCCGCCATCGCTATCAAGCAGAAGAACACCACGCGCAACCCGCGCTCCACCGTTGCGACGGCCACTGAGATCTATGACTACATGCGGCTGCTCTACGCCCGCTGCGGCACCGTCACCTGCCTGCACTGCGGCGGCATCGTACGCCGTGACACCGTCGATGAAATTGCCGAAGCAGTGATCGGGCTGGGCGAAGGAACCCGGCTCTATGCCCTGTTCCCCATCCTTCGACGGGAAATCCTGCTGGAACCCATGCAGGAGTTTGCTCCTGCCGCAGACGAAGCCGCGCCTGCCAAGCCGGCAAAAAAAGTGGCAAAGAAAAGTTCAAAGGTGGCAAAAGAGACGCTCGCGGTCGCCGCTCCAGACCCCACGGAAGCGCAGAAAGAGCGCCTTTTTGAGCTTCGGAAGCGCGGTTATAACCGCCTCTTCCAGAATGGCAGCATTGTCGAGTTCTCCACACCGGAATCGCTTCTGGAGCTCGACTTTACCCAGCCGATCTACGTTCTGGCCGACCGCCTTGCCGTCTCCCCGGAGGTTCGCGCCCGTATCGTCGACGCCATTGAGACCGGCTATCGCGAGGCCGGCGAAATTTTCTTCCAGACCGCTCCTCGCGACGAATCCGCCCCGCAAGTGCTTCGTTTTTCAGCAGCTTTTGAGTGCGTGGACTGCCACCGAGCCTATCGCGAACCGGAACCGCGACTGTTCAGCTTCAATAATCCCTTCGGAGCCTGCCCACGCTGCCAGGGCTTCGGAAACACCATCGACTTCGACCCGGGCCTGATCATTCCCGACCCGTCCAAAACGCTTGCCGGTGGCGCCATTGACCCCTGGGAAAAGCCCAAATATCGCCCATTTCACGGCGAAATGAAGCGTTTTGCCTCAGCAAACAAGGTCCCAACGGACGTCCCCTGGTTTGACCTGACCCCAGCGCAGCAGGAGACGATCCAGCGCGGTGGCTCTGGCTTCCCCGGTATTCGCGGCTTCTTTGCCGAGCTTGAGAAGAAGAAGTACAAGCTGCACGTCCGTGTCTTCCTGTCCAAGTACCGTGGCTACGCTCCGTGCCCTATCTGCCATGGGCAGCGGCTGCGCGCCGAGGCGCGTGCGGTGCTGTTGAGCGGCAAGAACATCTGCGAAGCGGCCGGACTGACCATCACCGGTGCGCGCGAGTTCTTTGACGGGTTGCAACTATCCCCCTCGCAGACGGAGATTGCCGGAAAGATTCTGGAAGAGGTCCGCCAGCGCATCGGCTTCCTGGAACAGGTCGGGTTGGACTACCTGACGCTGGACCGGCTTTCCTCCACGCTGTCTGGCGGCGAAGCACAACGCATTCAGTTGGCCACCTCGCTGGGCTCGCGCCTGGTGGGCGCTCTGTATGTGCTGGATGAACCGTCCATCGGCCTGCACACGCGGGATACGGCTAAGCTGATCAAGATTCTGGAAGAGCTGCGCGATCTAGGCAACACTATCCTTGTCGTCGAGCACGATCCTGACGTGATCCGCGCGGCTGACCGGCTGATCGACATGGGGCCGGGTGCGGGCGAGCTGGGCGGACGCCTGCTCGCTGCCGGAACCGTGGCCGAGGTCTCGAAGAACCCGGATTCGACGACGGGCAGGTATCTCTCGGGCAAGGCGCATATTCCGATCCCGGCAACGCGCCGCGAGCCGGGCCGCAACAAGCTGAAGCTGACCGGCGCGCGCATTCATAACCTGCGCGGTGTGGATGTCGAGATTCCGCTGAACCTGCTGTGCGTGGTCACCGGCGTGAGCGGTTCAGGTAAGTCCACCCTCATTCACCAGGTGCTGTACCGCGCGCTGATGCAGCAGATGGGGCAGGCCGAGGGCAGCGACCCGACGGGCCTCTACCGCGAGTTGCAAGGTGCACACCACCTGAGTGAGGTAGTTCTGGTGGATCAGTCGCCGATCGGGCGCACGCCCCGCTCGAACCCTGTGACCTACATCAAGGCCTTCGACGCGATCCGCGAACTGTTCGCCTCG
Protein-coding regions in this window:
- the uvrA gene encoding excinuclease ABC subunit UvrA, whose amino-acid sequence is MNEQIVIRGARTHNLKNVDVDIPHNALTVISGVSGSGKSSLAFDTVYAEGQRRYVESLSAYARQFLERIEKPDVDHMDGLAPAIAIKQKNTTRNPRSTVATATEIYDYMRLLYARCGTVTCLHCGGIVRRDTVDEIAEAVIGLGEGTRLYALFPILRREILLEPMQEFAPAADEAAPAKPAKKVAKKSSKVAKETLAVAAPDPTEAQKERLFELRKRGYNRLFQNGSIVEFSTPESLLELDFTQPIYVLADRLAVSPEVRARIVDAIETGYREAGEIFFQTAPRDESAPQVLRFSAAFECVDCHRAYREPEPRLFSFNNPFGACPRCQGFGNTIDFDPGLIIPDPSKTLAGGAIDPWEKPKYRPFHGEMKRFASANKVPTDVPWFDLTPAQQETIQRGGSGFPGIRGFFAELEKKKYKLHVRVFLSKYRGYAPCPICHGQRLRAEARAVLLSGKNICEAAGLTITGAREFFDGLQLSPSQTEIAGKILEEVRQRIGFLEQVGLDYLTLDRLSSTLSGGEAQRIQLATSLGSRLVGALYVLDEPSIGLHTRDTAKLIKILEELRDLGNTILVVEHDPDVIRAADRLIDMGPGAGELGGRLLAAGTVAEVSKNPDSTTGRYLSGKAHIPIPATRREPGRNKLKLTGARIHNLRGVDVEIPLNLLCVVTGVSGSGKSTLIHQVLYRALMQQMGQAEGSDPTGLYRELQGAHHLSEVVLVDQSPIGRTPRSNPVTYIKAFDAIRELFASQPDAKRKGYAAGTFSFNVPGGRCDVCEGDGTVTVEMQFLADVELPCDECNATRYKAGVLEIKYKGKNIHDVLNMTVRDALSYFAGHPKIVDRLAVLDEVGLGYVRLGQSATTLSGGEAQRVKLAAHLATARSAISAQRGEAAATKKASSRTLYILDEPTTGLHFDDVAKLLAAFRKLIEGGGSLLVIEHNLDVIKSADWVIDMGPEGGNRGGQVVAEGTPEEIASNPASLTGQWLAPVLKANVKGA